aagcgacttcaacgcttcagcaaagcattctgggaagggagcgctgcatttgaaccgatttgaacgcagaaatgacgcgaagcttcacaacatcgcttcagtcgcatcgcaaagtggatctccacactccaagaagtgtgtttttgacggagcggtcccagcgataaaggttcggtcctgctttggaagcagccggtgattaaaactgcttcaaatgtctgtgctgttggctcgtcgcgtgtgtaaacatcagtaaacgacacgattgcgtgcttcgtcattcaaatgcgctaacggactccattgttgttctatatataacgttacactagtctgacatgcaaaaccgttttgcttgctaatgctaaggtttagtcgcatacaatagtccataaaccgaatcatgtcctcataaactgcgagtaaagacacacaaatgttgacaggccactaaatacagtacataacacagagacggacgtcctgctgttgctgtttctcctgttcagtttatttcagcctccggatcatatctgtattagctgagatcgatagcaagggtttctccatgcttgaggacgtcatccctttgcgcgctcgtcattctttagctccgcctacacgatacgcctccaggcgctcgtttttttccccggaaagactcggtatcgcctatatttcttttgtaaatataataaaactaaagacttttcgtgAGATGTGAAGGATGAAATACTACTCTAacggtactcaagattgacatgagattgactgaaactgtgtttcacccccccccctttaaattgaCAGCATCGCAGCCTAGTGAACACGCTGTCCTTAAATcacagtcaaaatggacaaaaaattctaTATTACAACTGTGTACAATTAcataaaagggaatttattcaattatcacagtatacactgtcataatttatttttgtccatattcactgtgatacttgaataattcattttttttggaATAGTATAGAGTTGTCATTTAGAattttgtgtccattttgacttgGTGACAATTTGATAAATTCACTGTTATGTgatagtcaaaatggacaaaaatctaaaattatgacagtgtatactatcaCATAACagtgaattttttcaattatcacaaagtcaaaatggacaaaaaattaaaCTAACGACAGTATACTAATACATAAGTGATGTTATGCAATTATCACAGTCAAAATGGActaaaattacaacagtgtatactattacataaaaatgatttattcaattatcacaaaaggttaaagggatggttcactttaaaaggaaaattctgtcatcctttactcaccctcaagttgtttcaaacctgtatgaatgtcTTTTTTCAGCTGAACATAAGGCAAttatgtatactattacataaaagtgaatttattcaattacaaAAAGTCAAagtggacaaaaacatcaaattatgaGTGTATACTATAACaaatgtgaatttattaaatgatCACAGTTATTATgcacaaaaaatctaaatacgacagtgtatactattacataatagtgattttattaaaatatcagagtcaaaatggacaaaaaaatcgaattgcgacaatgtatactattacataaacgtgaatttattcaattatcacagtcaTAATGGACAAGAAATCTAAAAATGGCTGTATACTAtaacataaaatataatttattcaattatctaaaattcaattatcacaaaaagtcaaaatacgacagtatgtactattacataaaagtgaatttattcaattatacatggtgtcaaaatggacaaaaatccaaaatcacgacagtatatactattacataaaagtgaaattattcaaatatgaaagtaaaaatggacagaaaaatcaaaatacgacagtgtatactattacataaaagtgaatttgttcaattatcacagtcaAAGTGGACAAAAAtctaattacgacagtgtaaaatattacataaaagttaattttttcaattatcacaaagtcaaacatgaagaaaaatctaaatacgacagtgtatacaattACATAAAAgctaatttattcaattaccacaaaaagtcataatggacaaaaaatctaaatacgaaaaatgcattatttcatacaagtgaatttattcaattattacataaggtcaaaatggacaaaaatccacaattacgacagtgtatactattacattaaagtgaatttattcaattatcacaaagtcataATGGACACAAAAATCTaattacgacaatgtatactattacataaatgtgaatttattcaattatcacaaaaagttataaagaacaaaaaaatctaattacgacagtgtatactattacataaaagtgaatttattcaattatacatAGGATCTATACCAGGAACGGAGCGGACTGGAAGGCATTCTTCAGCTGGTGGAAGGACTCTGTGGCCGATGGagtccaggacagagacttgggccGGTTCTGGAGCAGAGAGGTGAGTGAGGAGCTCAGCAGGCTGTAATTCTTTATGAAACGGCGGTAGAAGTTGGCGAATCCCAGGAAGCGCTGCAGCTCTTTGATGGTAGTGGGCGGAGGCCAATGGGTAATGGTGTCCACCTTCCTCTGTTCCATCTTGACTCTGTGTTTGTCTATGATGTCCCCAAGAAACTGGACAGTGGAGACGTGGAACTCGCACTTCTCGAGCTTGAGATAAAGGTGATGGTCTCTGAGCTTTTGCAGGACTTGATGGACATGATCCCTCAGGTCACTAGAATAGATGAGTATTCTCTG
This region of Pseudorasbora parva isolate DD20220531a chromosome 6, ASM2467924v1, whole genome shotgun sequence genomic DNA includes:
- the LOC137079139 gene encoding uncharacterized protein — its product is MQRILIYSSDLRDHVHQVLQKLRDHHLYLKLEKCEFHVSTVQFLGDIIDKHRVKMEQRKVDTITHWPPPTTIKELQRFLGFANFYRRFIKNYSLLSSSLTSLLQNRPKSLSWTPSATESFHQLKNAFQSAPFLV